A portion of the Halobacillus ihumii genome contains these proteins:
- the gdhA gene encoding NADP-specific glutamate dehydrogenase has product MAIQGELKNPETQVAEKYVEKVLEKVKQRSPHEPEFHQAAEEALHSLVPVLAKKPEYMEHGILERLVEPERVISFQVPWTDDHGKVQVNRGFRVQFNSAIGPYKGGIRFHPSVNSSIVKFLGFEQIFKNSLTGQPIGGGKGGSDFDPKGKSDQEIMRFVQSFMTELSKHIGPDIDVPAGDIGVGPREIGYMFGQYKKLRGAYEAGVLTGKGPGYGGSLARTEATGYGTVYFVEEMLKTKALSFAGKTVVVSGSGNVSIFAMEKAQQLGAKVVACSDSGGYIYDENGLNLETVKRLKIDRNERIKQYIDEHPNAYYFDNCHNIWSIPCDIALPCATQNEIDAKAAAVLVSNGVTAVGEGANMPSTLDAIEVFRNNDVLFAPAKAANAGGVAVSALEMAQNSARLSWSFEEVDARLYEIMVNIHENSVKAAEEYGHQGNLVIGANIAGFIRVADAMVMQGV; this is encoded by the coding sequence ATGGCTATTCAAGGAGAACTTAAAAATCCTGAGACACAAGTGGCGGAAAAATACGTAGAAAAAGTACTGGAAAAGGTTAAGCAGCGCAGCCCGCATGAACCGGAATTTCATCAAGCAGCGGAAGAAGCGCTCCACTCATTAGTTCCAGTTTTAGCTAAGAAACCCGAATATATGGAACACGGCATCCTCGAAAGATTAGTTGAACCCGAACGAGTAATCAGCTTTCAGGTACCATGGACAGATGATCACGGAAAAGTACAAGTGAACCGCGGATTCCGCGTTCAATTCAATAGCGCCATCGGTCCTTATAAAGGGGGAATTCGTTTTCATCCGTCTGTTAATTCCAGTATTGTAAAATTCCTTGGCTTCGAACAAATTTTCAAAAACTCCTTGACCGGGCAGCCCATCGGTGGAGGAAAAGGCGGATCTGACTTCGACCCTAAAGGAAAATCAGATCAGGAAATCATGCGTTTTGTCCAAAGCTTTATGACGGAACTATCTAAACATATTGGTCCGGACATTGATGTTCCTGCCGGGGATATCGGTGTTGGCCCACGTGAAATTGGCTATATGTTTGGCCAATACAAAAAGCTTCGCGGTGCTTATGAAGCAGGTGTGTTAACCGGTAAGGGGCCAGGCTATGGAGGAAGTTTAGCACGTACTGAAGCGACAGGATATGGAACGGTCTATTTTGTAGAAGAAATGCTTAAAACGAAAGCGTTAAGTTTTGCCGGAAAAACAGTAGTCGTCTCCGGGTCTGGTAATGTTTCAATCTTTGCCATGGAAAAAGCCCAACAGCTTGGCGCCAAAGTAGTCGCATGCAGTGACTCTGGCGGATACATCTACGATGAAAATGGTCTTAACCTGGAAACTGTGAAACGACTGAAAATCGATCGCAATGAACGAATTAAACAATATATTGATGAGCATCCAAACGCCTATTACTTTGATAACTGTCATAATATTTGGTCTATCCCTTGCGACATTGCTCTGCCCTGTGCAACTCAAAATGAGATTGATGCTAAAGCAGCAGCTGTTCTTGTTTCAAACGGGGTAACTGCTGTCGGTGAAGGGGCAAATATGCCTTCTACTCTTGATGCGATTGAAGTTTTTCGTAACAATGACGTGCTGTTCGCACCGGCAAAAGCAGCAAATGCCGGCGGGGTAGCTGTATCAGCCCTCGAAATGGCTCAAAATAGTGCACGCCTCTCCTGGTCTTTTGAAGAAGTGGATGCACGCTTGTACGAAATAATGGTTAACATTCATGAAAACAGTGTGAAAGCAGCAGAAGAGTACGGGCATCAAGGGAACCTTGTAATAGGTGCTAATATCGCTGGGTTCATTAGAGTAGCAGATGCTATGGTCATGCAAGGAGTATAA
- a CDS encoding cystathionine gamma-synthase family protein, translating into MTRKEQLANVGTRSVWAGEKKYLVHGATQVPVVHSVSFGYDDMDHWFQVATGKEEGHIYGRNTNPTVQAFEDKVKDLEDAKAVTSFSTGMAAISNALAAVLVPGDRIVSIKDTYGGTNKIFSEFLPKLNMDVTLCETGNHEAMEAEVRKGCKLLYLETPTNPTVKITDIERMVKVAHEVGALVFVDNTFATPILQNPLEFGVDLVLHSATKFLGGHADALGGVVCSNDEDLVERIYHYREINGASLDPMAAYLLLRGMKTLHLRIKQQCESAEKIAHFLQQHEKIEAVFYPGLETHSNHEIAKKQMRGFGGMLSFAVKGELDAVRQFLPRLTYANKAANLGAVETTVGPARTTSHIENTPEERAALGIPEGLVRYSVGIEDVDDLIHDLEQALSYINLPEKMK; encoded by the coding sequence ATGACAAGGAAAGAACAGTTAGCAAATGTGGGCACTCGATCTGTATGGGCTGGTGAAAAGAAATACCTGGTTCATGGTGCCACACAAGTTCCTGTTGTTCATAGTGTATCTTTTGGCTACGACGATATGGACCATTGGTTTCAAGTCGCGACCGGCAAAGAAGAGGGCCATATTTATGGCAGGAATACCAATCCGACAGTTCAAGCATTTGAGGATAAAGTTAAAGATCTGGAAGATGCCAAAGCAGTTACAAGTTTTTCAACTGGAATGGCAGCGATCAGCAATGCACTGGCGGCGGTATTAGTTCCCGGGGACCGGATCGTTTCCATCAAAGACACGTATGGCGGGACGAACAAAATCTTTTCTGAATTTTTACCGAAACTCAATATGGATGTCACGTTATGTGAGACGGGAAATCATGAAGCAATGGAGGCCGAGGTAAGGAAAGGCTGTAAACTTCTTTATTTAGAGACCCCTACGAATCCAACAGTTAAAATCACAGATATCGAACGAATGGTAAAGGTCGCCCATGAGGTAGGTGCACTTGTGTTTGTCGACAATACCTTCGCCACACCTATACTACAAAATCCGCTTGAATTTGGAGTTGATCTTGTACTTCATAGTGCAACGAAGTTCTTAGGCGGCCATGCAGATGCTCTTGGAGGAGTGGTCTGTAGTAATGACGAAGATTTAGTGGAGAGAATTTATCACTATCGTGAAATCAACGGTGCAAGCCTTGATCCGATGGCAGCCTATTTACTTCTTAGAGGCATGAAAACACTCCATTTACGAATTAAGCAACAGTGTGAAAGCGCAGAGAAAATTGCCCATTTCTTACAACAACACGAAAAAATTGAGGCCGTATTCTACCCTGGATTAGAAACACACTCAAATCATGAAATTGCCAAAAAACAAATGCGAGGATTCGGCGGGATGCTAAGCTTTGCTGTCAAAGGTGAGTTAGATGCGGTTCGTCAATTTTTACCACGTTTAACCTATGCCAATAAGGCTGCAAACCTCGGTGCGGTTGAAACAACTGTTGGTCCTGCTCGAACAACAAGTCATATAGAAAATACACCTGAAGAACGC